The Pleuronectes platessa chromosome 23, fPlePla1.1, whole genome shotgun sequence genome contains a region encoding:
- the LOC128429835 gene encoding uncharacterized protein LOC128429835 isoform X1 has translation MKTSPKFVLYLTCFFLGKMVQMHYFILSHKDSGFISADVGDNLTLQCFYEGDDINIYWSKQTTGRKPQIISKTYKFSKVFTLSNEFKDNQRFSGETNDVVNQLNISDLQLSDSATYYCLKDNRYVSQFTEGVTVSVKGSGSNIQAVVHQSESIQPGGSVTLSCTVHTGTCDGEHSVYWVKNSEEPQPGLIYTHGDRNHQCERKRDTQTHTCVYNLSMERQNRSQAGTYYCAVAACGHIVFGDGTKLEFDDEVNWLGYFLSGALGFTISLLLAVLLYKINKRRCWRCSESRTQPSSPSTTNADGNHQTDDLHYAAVNVNVASRSRRQRDNTNKECVYSSVKL, from the exons ATGAAGACATCTCCAAAGTTCGTTCTCTACCTGACATGTTTCTTCTTGGGGAAAAtgg TTCAAATGCATTATTTTATCTTGTCTCATAAAGACAGTGGATTTATATCAGCTGATGTTGGAGACAACTTGACTTTGCAGTGTTTCTATGAGGGGGATGACATTAACATTTATTGGTCCAAACAAACAACAGGACGGAAACCTCAAATTATCTCAAAGACGTACAAATTCTCTAAAGTTTTTACGTTATCGAATGAATTCAAGGACAATCAACGCTTCTCTGGGGAAACTAATGATGTTGTGAATCAACTAAATATTTCAGATTTGCAGCTTTCAGACTCAGCTACTTACTACTGTTTAAAGGATAATAGATATGTGTCTCAGTTTACTGAGGGCGTCACTGTCAGTGTGAAAGGTTCAGGGTCTAACATCCAGGCTGTGGTGCATCAGTCTGAGAGCATCCAGCCAGGAGGctctgtgactctcagctgTACAGTTCACACTGGGACCTGTGATGGAGAACACAGTGTTTACTGGGTCAAGAACTCTGAAGAACCTCAGCCAGGACTCATTTACACCCACGGAGACAGGAACCATCAGTGTgagaggaaacgagacacacagacacacacctgtgtctACAACTTGTCAATGGAGAGACAGAACCGTTCTCAAGCCGGGACCTACTACTGTGCTGTCGCTGCATGTGGACACATTGTGTTTGGAGACGGGACCAAGCTGGAGTTTGATG ATGAAGTGAACTGGCTGGGGTATTTCCTGAGTGGAGCTTTGGGATTCACCATCAGCCTTTTGCTGGCTGTGTTACTGTACAAGATAAACAAGAGAAGATGCTGGAGATGTTCAG AGTCTCGTACACAACCATCATCTCCCTCCACAACAAATGCAGAT GGCAACCACCAAACAGATGACCTCCATTACGCTGCAGTTAATGTGAACGTGGCCAGCAGATCAAGACGACAGagggacaacacaaacaaagaatgTGTGTATTCAAGTGTTAAACTGTAG
- the LOC128429835 gene encoding uncharacterized protein LOC128429835 isoform X3, which yields MFLLGENGVKGSGSNIQAVVHQSESIQPGGSVTLSCTVHTGTCDGEHSVYWVKNSEEPQPGLIYTHGDRNHQCERKRDTQTHTCVYNLSMERQNRSQAGTYYCAVAACGHIVFGDGTKLEFDDEVNWLGYFLSGALGFTISLLLAVLLYKINKRRCWRCSESRTQPSSPSTTNADGNHQTDDLHYAAVNVNVASRSRRQRDNTNKECVYSSVKL from the exons ATGTTTCTTCTTGGGGAAAAtgg TGTGAAAGGTTCAGGGTCTAACATCCAGGCTGTGGTGCATCAGTCTGAGAGCATCCAGCCAGGAGGctctgtgactctcagctgTACAGTTCACACTGGGACCTGTGATGGAGAACACAGTGTTTACTGGGTCAAGAACTCTGAAGAACCTCAGCCAGGACTCATTTACACCCACGGAGACAGGAACCATCAGTGTgagaggaaacgagacacacagacacacacctgtgtctACAACTTGTCAATGGAGAGACAGAACCGTTCTCAAGCCGGGACCTACTACTGTGCTGTCGCTGCATGTGGACACATTGTGTTTGGAGACGGGACCAAGCTGGAGTTTGATG ATGAAGTGAACTGGCTGGGGTATTTCCTGAGTGGAGCTTTGGGATTCACCATCAGCCTTTTGCTGGCTGTGTTACTGTACAAGATAAACAAGAGAAGATGCTGGAGATGTTCAG AGTCTCGTACACAACCATCATCTCCCTCCACAACAAATGCAGAT GGCAACCACCAAACAGATGACCTCCATTACGCTGCAGTTAATGTGAACGTGGCCAGCAGATCAAGACGACAGagggacaacacaaacaaagaatgTGTGTATTCAAGTGTTAAACTGTAG
- the LOC128429835 gene encoding uncharacterized protein LOC128429835 isoform X2 — MVNNLWCSDVRIISSGCTPDLEHLMIRCRPYYIPREFTSVVITAVYIPPSADTNQALDELHAVIDRTETSRPEAAFIVAGDLNNAKMRNVLPRYYQHISCPTRCANTLDHVYTPGGAYKALPRPPFGKSDHVSVLLLSSYRQKLKRDRPVTRTIQRWTDQSDSALQDCFRMTEWCVFQDDDINTYTDEVICYFSKCIDDVVPRITVRTFPNQKPWINGDVHAKLKARTAAYISGDLEEYKKSRYALRSAISSAKRLYRDKVESHYKGSNTRNMD; from the coding sequence ATGGTGAATAATCTGTGGTGCTCTGATGTGAGGATTATTTCTTCAGGCTgtactccggacctggagcacctcatgatcagatgccgaccttattacataccgagggagtttacatcggtcgttataacagctgTGTACATTCCGCCCAGTGCTGACACTAACCAGgcactggacgagctgcatgcggtGATCGACAGAACAGAGACATCACGGCCCGAGGCTGCGTTTATCGTGGCCGGGGATTTGAACAACGCCAAGATGAGGAATGTCCTGCCGAGATACTACCAGCACATAAGCTGTCCGACGCGCTGCGCGAACACGCTGGATCATGTTTACACTCCCGGGGGTGCATATAAGGCCCTCCCCCGCCCCCCATTCGGAAAATCAGACCACGTTTCAGTCCTGCTGCTGTCTTCCTATAGGCAGAAACTCAAGCGTGACAGACCGGTGACTCGGACCATTCAGCGGTGGACCGATCAGTCAGACTCTGCTCTTCAGGACTGTTTCAGAATGACAGAGTGGTGCGTGTTCCAGGATGATGACATCAACACGTACACGGACGAGGTCATCTGCTACTTCAGCAAATGCATCGATGACGTCGTACCCAGGATTACTGTGCGAACATTTCCAAACCAGAAGCCCTGGATTAATGGTGATGTCCATGCTAAACTCAAAGCACGGACTGCTGCCTACATCTCAGGGGATCTGGAGGAATACAAGAAATCCAGGTACGCGCTTCGGAGTGCCATTAGCAGTGCTAAGAGACTCtacagggacaaagtggagtcccattACAAGGGCTCCAATACTAGGAACATGGACTGA